Sequence from the Deinococcus malanensis genome:
CAGCCCGCCCCAGCGGCACGGAAGACGTCTACAAGATCTATGCCGAGAGCTTCAAGGGCAAGGACCATCTGCAGCAGGTCATGGCCGAGGCACGCGACGTGGTGAGCGCGGCGCTGACCCAGTAAGCCTGGGGGAAGGGCGAAAGACTCGGGCTTTCCCCTGGACCTTCAGCAAGTGCTTATAGTTGGGCCCGTGAAGGTCCCCCCAGGCTCCAAGCCCCCAGTCCCTGAAATCAACCTGGAGTTCGGTGAGACCCCTCCTCCCGCGCCCGATCCTGGCCTGACCCCCACCGGCCCGGCGCAGCCTGCGGTCGTAACGACGGCGCCGCGCCGTTCCCTGCGGGCCAACACCCTGATCGTCATGGCTGGCACGCTGGGATCCCGGCTTTCGGGCATTGTGCGCACGATGATCATGGGCATTTTTGGCAATGCGCTTCTTGACGCCTTTCTGGTCGCCGTGCGGGTACCCAACCTGCTGCGCGAGCTTCTGGCCGAGGGTGCCCTGGTCAACTCGTTCATTCCTGTGTACAAGTCATTGGACACAGCTGAACGGCGGAAGCTGGCTCAGACCTTCAGCGGCGTACTGATCGCTGTGAATCTGGTTCTGATGGCGCTGGGTATTTTGGCCGCGCCTCTTATTGTCGACCTGCTGATCGCTGCAACTCCGAACGTAAATCGGGACGCCGCGATTTACATGACGCAGCTGGTTATGCCCTTCCTGATGCTCATCAGTCTGTCAAGCGTCGCCATGGGCCTGCTCAATGCCGATGAACACTTCAAGGAGAGCAGCTTTGCGCCGGTGGCCTTTAACCTGGCCAGCATAGCGGCGCTGCTGCTGCTGCCGGATACAGCGACCTGGCTGGCCTTCGGCTGGCTGATCGGTGGGGTGGCGCAGCTGCTGGTCCAATTGCCGGCATTACGGCGCTTCGGACTGTTACCAGCTCCAGCCCTGCAGCCGCATCCAGCCCTTACCAGGGTCCTGAAGCAGATGGCGCCCTTCACTCTGACTGCCGGAGCACGCCAGTTCCTGAATCTTTACGTCACCAGGTTACTCAGCAACGGGACTCAGTTTCCTGCTGGCACGCAGTCTGGCTATTTCTATGCTGAGACACTGTTTACCACGGTCAATGGTCTGTTCGTCGTGTCGCCTGTGCTGGCGCTGTTTCCCCGGTTTTCGCAGCATGCTGCCGACCGGGATTGGCCTGCGTTCAGGCAGCTGACCCTGCAAGGTATTCGCACCACCACGTTCCTGGCCGCGCCCATGAGTGCGTTACTTGTCGCGCTCGCGCCCTATGCCGTGAGTATCATCAACCTGAAGGCAGACTTCGACGTGCCACGGTTCCAGGCGGCTAGCGGGATCCTGACCGGTTGGGCCCTCGCGCTGATTCCATGGGCACTGGTCACGCTTCTGCTGCGGACCTTCTATGCCCGTGAGCGCACCCGTGAAGCGGTAACAGTGAGCGCCATCGGCTTTGTGCTGGAGGTCGTTCTGTACCGGCTGCTGGTCCCCTCGCTGGGATTCCTGGGATTTGGGATCAGCACCACCATCAGCGGAATACTGATGGCGGGAGCGCTGACCTTTATGTACCGCCGGGCTCTGGGGTTTCCGGGGCGCGAAGTCGCAGGCCATCTGGTGCGCGTGGTGCCCCTGGCCGCAGCGTCAGGCCTGGTTGCCTGGTTGGTTTCTCTGACCCTGCCTGATCCCGGGTTTATCCTGCCCGGCTTGCTGGGCCTTGCTGTGGCGGGCGGCGTGGGCCTGGGAGTTTATCTGACCGGCGCGCTCGCCCTGCGCCTGCCGGAAGTGGCCGGTTTGATGCGCCGCCTGAAGCGCTGAAGGTTTGTCTGCAAAAAGCTTTTGCTTTCAGGTCCGGATGCCGATCAGGGCGTAGGCCACGAGTGCCAGCTTCTCGCGCAGAAGGTAGCGCGGATCGGGGCGGGCCCCCAGCGGACTGGCGCTGGCATTGGCCTCAAGGCCCAGGGCACGCGCCAGGGCCAGCGCACGGGGCGCATGGGCCTCATCGGTGACCAGGGTGACTGCGGTCCGGGGAGGCAAGGAGGCGCGTGCATTGCGCAGGTTTTCGATGGTGGTGCGGCTGCGGGTCTCGGCCAGCAGTACCCGGGCTGATACGCCATGGTGAGCCAGAAAATGCACGCCGACCTCACCTTCGCTGTAAGGATCGCCGGGCCGGCGACCTCCCGTCACGACGATCCGGTCGATTCCGCCGGCACGGTACAGGCGCAGAGCATGACCCAGCCGGCGTTCAAAAGCAGGACTGGGCCGTCCGGCGTACTGGGCTGCTCCCAGCACCACCAGCGTGGGGTGGGGGGTCTCAGCCCTGGGTGCGCGCAGACCAGGAGACAGGACGAAGCCGGCTGCCAGAACAGCGATTACCATGACTGGCAGCAGGGACAGCGTGGAGCCTCGGGCGCGCATTGCCCCGCGAGCCTAGCATGAAGAAAATGTAAATCCTGTGGAAAAGACCATTCAGGCGGCCGGATGCCGAAATCGGAAGCGCAATGAAAGCCTCCTTGTGCGCGGGGAGGGCTGTGCTACCCTCAGCCGCAAGTTTCCAGCTTATGCACAGCACCACCATGGAAGCTTTCAGGGGAGCGTATCAGGGAGATGGCCAGAACCTTAGTGATCGTCGAGTCGCCCGCCAAGGCGAGAACCATTGAGAAGTATCTCGGGAAGGGGTACTCGGTGGAGTCGTCCATCGGGCACATCCGCGACCTGCCCAAGAGTGCTTCGGACATCCCCGAAAAATACAAGGGCCAGGCTTGGGCCCGGCTCGGACTGGACGTGGAAAATGACTTCCAGCCCCTGTATGTGGTCGCCCCAGACAAGCGCCAGCATGTGGCCAAGCTGCGCAAACTGGCCGCCGAGGCGGACGAGATCATCCTCGCAACCGATGATGACCGTGAAGGCGAGAGCATCGCCTGGCACCTGTTCCAGGAGCTCAAGCCCAAGGTGCCGGTCAAGCGCATGGTGTTCCACGAGATCACCAAGGAAGCCATTCAGGCGGCCATCGCCCACCCACGTCAGATCGATACCAATCTGGTCGAGGCCCAGGAAGCCCGGCGCGCCCTGGACCGTCTGTACGGGTATGAGGTCAGCCCGGTGCTGTGGAAGAAGGTCGCCCCTAAGCTGAGTGCCGGCCGGGTCCAGAGTGTGGCGACCCGCATGCTCGTCGAGCGTGAACGCGAACGCATGCGCTTTGTCAGCGCGACCTGGTGGGATCTGCTGGTGACCGGCAAAACAGGTGAGGATCAGAGCTTTCCTGCCCGCCTGACCGATGTGGGCGGCCAGCGCCTTGCCGGCGGCAAGGATTTCGACCCGCTGACCGGTCGCCTGCGGGAAGGCGCGGCCGTGCGCCTGCTAACCGAGGCCGAAGCCCAGGCGCTGACCACCGGCCTGACCGGACAGGCCCTGACTGTCACCAGCGCCGAGGAAAAACCCTTTACGCAGCGTCCCTATGCGCCTTTCATCACATCGACCCTGCAGCAGGAAGGCAGCCGCAAGCTAGGCTTCGCGGCCACCCGTACCATGCGCGCCGCCCAGAAGCTGTACGAGGGCGGGTACATCACCTATATGCGCACTGACAGCACCAACCTGAGTGTCGAAGCTGTCACGGCGGCGCGCACCCAGGTCACGCAGATGTACGGTCCAGCCTTCCTGCACCCGCAGCCGCGCGTGTATGCCAAGAAGGCAAAGAACGCCCAGGAGGCGCACGAGGCGATCCGCCCGGCCGGAAGCAGTTTCCGTACCCCCGATAGCTTGCGCGGCGAGCTGGGCGGTGACGAGTGGCGCCTCTACGACCTGATCTGGAAGCGCACCGTGGCTTCCCAGATGGCCGACGCCAGGGGCCGCGGCCTGCGGGTGCGTCTGGGCGGTCAGGCTCAGGGTGGTGAAACGGTGGGACTGAGTGCCTCTGGCCGGACCATCGACTTCCCAGGCTTCCTGCGCGCCTATGTGGAAGGCAGCGACGACCCCAATGCCGCCCTGGAGGACCGTGACACGCCCCTGCCGCCCCTGAAGGAAGGCGAGCGGGTCACGGCCGAGACCATCAGGCCCGAGAGCCACGAGACCCAGCCCCCCGCCCGCTACACCGAGGCCAGCCTGGTGCAGGCGCTCGAAGCCGCTGGAATTGGCCGGCCCAGCACCTACGCCAGCATCCTGGGCACCATTCAGGACCGCGGCTACGCGACCAAGAAGGGACAGGCCCTGGTACCCACCTGGACGGCATTCGCGACCAGCGCCCTGCTGGAACACCACTTCGGCAAGCTGGTGGACTATGACTTCACGGCGCGCATGGAAGAGGACCTCGACGATATTGCCGGTGGCCGCGCCAGCCGGGTGCCGTACCTGCGGCGTTTCTACCTGGGCGATGAAGGTCAGGGTATGGCCCTCAAGCCACTGATCGACCGGCAGATGGGCGAAATCGACGCCCGTGGGATCGCGACCATCCACGTGCCCAGATTGGACGGTACCGGGATCGAGGTCCGGGTCGGCCGCTACGGGCCTTACATGCAGCGCGGCGAGGACAAGGCCAACCTGCCCGAGGGACTGGTGCCGGACGAGCTGACCGCTGAAACCGCCGAGGACCTGATGAGCCGCCCAAGCGGCGACCGCCTGATCGGCACCGATGAGGCCAGCGGACATCCGGTGGTGGCCCGTGCCGGGCGGTATGGACCGTATGTGACCCTGGGAGACGGCAACCCGCCGGTGCGCAGCGCTAGCCTGTTTCCCGGCGACGATCTGAACACCCTGACGATGGAGCGTGCCCTGCGCCTACTGAGCCTGCCGCGTCTGGTCGGGGTCAGCGAGGGCGAAGAGGTCTGGGCCATGAACGGCAAGTACGGTCCGTACCTCAAGCGGGGTGGCGACAGCCGCAGCCTGAACAGCCACGAGGAACTGTTCACGGTAGGTATCCACGAGGCCGAGGCCCTGTTCATGCAGCCGCGCTTCCGGGGCCGTGGCGTGGCAGCGGCGCCGCTGCGCACCTTCGAGATCGAGGGCCGTCCACCCATCCTGCTGAAATCGGGCCGCTTTGGCCCTTACCTGACCGATGGCGAGCGCAATGCCACCCTGCGCAAGGGCGAGGGCGAAGACAACCTGACCGCCGAACGCGCACTGGAGATTCTCGAAGAGCGCGGCAAGGAGCCCAAGAAGAAGGCTGGTAAGGCAGCTTCACGCAAGGCTACAGCCAAGCCCGCAGCGGGGAAGGCCGCCAAGCCATCCACGCGGAGCAGTGCGAAAAAGCCAGCGGCCAAGAAACCGGCGGTTAAGAAGGCTGGCGCCAAGGGTACAGTCAGCAAATCATCAACGGTTAAAACGCCGCTGACTTGGGCTGAACTCAAACCGCATCTGGGTGTGCTCTCGGAGCAGGAGCGTCAGCTGGTCACGGCGACACGCGAGCAGGGCCGCAAGGTGGATGAGGTGGCGCCTGGCCTGGGGCTGGACGTCAAGAAGGCCAAGGGGATGGCGCTGCAGGCCAGCAAGAAGCTCAATCAGGCGGCGCGCGGAGACTAAATGCCCACGCGTTCCCGCCCCGAAGTGCCGCAGGCCCTGCACCTGGCGCGGCTGGCCCAGGGCACTCCTGGGCAGTGGGTGGCCCTGCCGGGTGGGCAGGTACGCTGCCTGAACCTCAGCGGCCGGGTGGACGGTCCAGCCCTGACCGGCTGGCTGGTCTGCCTGACCGGTGAGGCAGTGGTTGACCTTCCCCTGAACAACTTTGTGCGCCTTCGTGCCAGCGAAAGTTACCGTGTGCGTGCTGAGGAGCCCTGGACTGCCTTTGAAACCAGGTCGGGCACGGTGTTGTTGCTGATTCCGGACGCCTGATAGGGCCACAAAACAGGGGAGAGCCGGAATATGGCCCTCCCCTTAATCCTGATTTTATTTTTTGCGGCGTCTGGCCTTGGCCGCCTCTTTGGCCGCTTTCTGCTCGGCCTTCTGCTTCTCCTGCATCTCGCGGCCCATGTCTTCCATCAACTGGGCGCCCTGGGCATCGACCTGCCGCTGCAGTTCCAGCAGGGTACTCATGACCATGTTATGCAGCACGCGCTCCACAGGCCGGCGCACCCAGCCGTAGCGTACGCGGGCGTTCAGCGTGAGCGTCACGTCGGTTCCCCCAGGCATGGGCTTGAAGGTCCAGGCCTGGGTCAGCTTCTCCAGTGGCCCCACATGTCGCACACTTTCCCAGCCCCCACGCTGTGGCGCCTGGAGCTGACCGTACTTTGCCGTGAAACTCAGGCCCAGCAGCCGCCGCGCGAATTTGAACCGCACCAGCGCGTTATTGGCTAGCCGGCCATCGCCACCCTGATAGTCAGCCTTGACGAGGTTGGGGTCCCATTTCACGCGGCGCCGGGGTTCCAGCGCGAGACGGTACAGCACGTCAGGGCGGGCGCGCACGATGATGTTCTGCTTGATGTGAATCGACTCGGACATTCCTGAGCGGCAGTCTAGCGCGCCGGCAAGTGCTGTAAGGACCGTCTTCCGCTCCAGGTGCAGATAAGCTTGGTCAGTGCAGATAGGGCCGGGCCGGCAGGTGGCTGGCCTTCAGATTGAAGCGTTCGGCATATTTGGCGCCGGTCAGGCGGCCGGCCACGGCGCGGGTGGCCAGAAACTGCTCGCGGTCCCAGGTCCAGCGGTAGAAGGCCTGGTAGTACTCCATGACTTCAGCCGCGACTTCTACCGTGTCCGTGATGTCCGTAAAGACTTCCGGGTAGGGGCTGGCCGGTGCGTGGTACTGGTAGAAGCGCACGGGCTCCCGCCAGGCTTCCAGCCGGCGCACGTCCTCGCCACTGTCCACCGAATCGCTTCCGCCGAGGTCCGGGGCGGGCGCCATGGGCACGCCGCCCCCCTCCTCGTTGATGATCTTGGGAATGCGCGCCAGGGTAATGGCGTCGAAGGCAATTTTGGCCGTCATGCGGTGATCCGGATGGGGATGATCATCGCTCCAGGTAATCACAGCATTGGGCCGGAACTGCGCGTACAGCCGCGCCAGTTGCAGGGCCTCCGTGCGTGAGCCGGTCATGCGGCTGTCGCCCATGTCGAAGAAATGGTGCAACGCGCCGATTTTCCCAGCCACCCAGGCACCGTGCTCGCGCCGTACCCGGGTGACCTCCTCGTGCGTCTGGTCGCCGAACTGGCTGGCCAGTTCACCAAGCGTGGTCCACACCAGCATGACCTCGTCTCCGCGCGCCGCGTGCTTGGCCAGGGTGCCGATACAACCTATCTCGTCGTCGGGGTGGGCAAAGACCGCCATGATTCGCATAGCCACAAGAATATGCTGCCCCCGCAAGCATGTGTCCGGGTGGGGGTGCGCACATGGACTGCCGGCAGTGTCGAGCAGTTCGAGGCAGAGCTATGCACTGCGCTTATCAAAGGGTGCTTTACCGCAACAGGCGCAGGGTCAGCGGATACCGGTACGGCTTGCCGGCACTTACCTGAATCACTGCCACCAGCATCAGGATCAGCGGCAGCAGGCCCAGGACCAGCAGGACTGGCAGAAAGAACAGGAAGAAGGTGCTGAACAGTCCCAGCACGGCAAACGCGCCCACGCCAGGCTGTCCGGCGGCGCTGCCCACCGCCCCGCCGATCAGGCCCAGACTGAACAGCCCGAAGGCCACCAGACCAATCACGGTGCTGTAGATCCACATGCTGATCTGAAAGTTCACTGCCTCCTTGCCCTGCTCGTCCAGGAGCCGGCTCCGGTCGCGGTAGTACAGCCAGGCAGCCACCGGGCCCAGCAGCGCACCAATCCCCGGCAGCACAAATCCCAGCAGGGGAGAGAGGTGCGTCACCAGCACAGGCGTGCGCTCGGATTCCGGAATAAAGGGGGACGGGGCGGCCATGCTTGACACTACGCCCTGCTGCTGAATACAGTTCCCCGGATGACGGGCAAGCCTCCTTACCGCGCCAGCGCCGCGCAGAAAGCGCAGGCGGCGGCCCGCGACCGCCTCCCGATCAGGGCCGGAATTCAGCCGGACACTCCGGTCACCGGCGAAGAGGTCGAACTGTACAGCGACGGCGCGTGTGACACCACCCAGGGGCATGGCGGCTGGGCCACCATCCTGAAGTACAAGGGTCAGGAACTCGTGCTGAGCGGCAACGAGGAAGGCACGACCAACAACCGCATGGAACTGCGTGGCCTGCTTGAGGGCCTCAAGGTGCTCAAGCGGCCCTGTCAGGTGCGGGTGGTCACCGACAGCCAGTACCTGCGCAAGGCCTTTACCGACGGCTGGATCCTTAAATGGCAGCGCAACGGCTGGAAGACGGCCGGGGGCGATCCGGTGAAAAACAAGGAACTGTGGGAAGAGCTGATTGCCCAGGCACGGACGCACGCCCTGACCTTTATCTGGGTCAAGGGCCACGCCGGCCACGGGGAAAACGAGCGGGTGGACGTACTGGCCGTGCAGGAACGCAAGAAACTGCGTGCCCGGTAACGGCAGAGGCGCTTCATTGCCTGCCTGAGGCCTGGCGTGCACAATGCGGCTCAGACCTCTCTCCGGGGAGAGGCGCTGCGGCGCCCGCCCCAAAAGGACGTGTGCCTATGCCGGACCGCCGCGCAATTCCCTGTCTGTTACGGTTCTTTGCCGGATGGATGCGCCGGCCTGCGGGTATGGCGCTGCTTGGTCTGGTGGCCGTAGCCTCTGCCGGGAGCCGTGACCAGCGAGCGGAGCTGCACAGTCCGGATCCCATAAGGTCAGTCGCGGCCGGTACTGATGGCCTCGGCCGCTTTGTCGTGGCCTGGGTCTCGTGCCGCACCGAACTGGCTGAGGGTGGAGGCGAGCAGCTGCGGGCTGCCCGGCTCGAAGGTGGCCGCTGGCAGCCTCTGGGCGGTGTGGTCAACGAGAAGCCGCAGTACAACGCTGCACAGCCCAATGTGCATGCCGGCCCGGACGGCAGTGTGTGGCTGGAGTGGGAAGAGGGCAGCGGACACGCGCACATCGACTCGTTCCTGATGTCCAACTGGACAGGCCGCGCCTGGACCCGACCAACCCCCTATGCGCTGAGGCGCAACCTTTCGGATGCGGGCCGGTCGCGCGCTCTGGCACTTGATCCTCAGAACCGTCCGCTGGTGGGCTGGACCGATATTGGCACCGGCACCCGCAGCATGTACCCCAGTGTGGTGTCGCTGAAGCTGTGGCAGGGCCGGGGCTGGCTGACCACGCCCTACCTGAACCTGAACCTGCGGCAGCCTGCGTTTATGCCCAGCGTGGCGCACGCCGGCGGAAAGGTCAGCGTTGCTTACGTCGAGGGGCCTACCACCCGTTCCAACATCTGGGTACGGCAGTGGACACCTGAAGGCTGGCGCACCCTGGGCAGGCGCGTGAATGTCCGCCCCGACACCTATGTGTTTCGCCCCCTGCTACGTGCCGATGGTCTGGGCCGCCTGACCGTGGCCTGGCTGGAAGACCTGCGTGGGGCTGACACCCTGTACGTCAGCCGGTGGAATGGGCGTGTGTGGGAAAGGCTGGGAAGTGGACCGGTCAGTCGGCCGGGAGAGCACGCCGCCACCGCCTCACTGGCCTTCGATGGCCAGCAGCGCCCGGTGGTGGCCTGGACGCAGGGACCGGATGGCCGGCGTACAGTCCGTGCCGTCCGATGGGACGGGAGCCGCTGGCTGCCGCTGGGCGGCGGGGTCTTGAACGCCACTTCCTCAGCCGACGTGGACCACGCCACGGTGGCGGGCAGTCGGTACGGCATCCTGGTCGCCTGGAGAGAACTCCGCGGCGGGGTCTGGCAGTTGCGGACCTGGTCGCAGCCCTGAGGGTTCACCCAGCTGCACGCCATTCACAGGCAAAGCGCCTCTGGTCTCCACGGGGAGCAGTCTCGCGAACATAAAACCCACTTCGGCGATAAAACCCGGCGGCGTCCCCGTCTGTTTCTGCGGATAGGGTCGTCAGGTCCAGGGCGGAGGCAACAGCAGACAGCAGTGCCCGCGCGAATCCTTTTCTGCGTTCCAGTGGATCGGTGCCTATATGCAGCACTTCTGCCTGCCTCGCCTGTACGCGGAGCCCCACCGCGCACACCACGCGACCACCGGTTTCCCAGAGAAAGAACTGCCGCCCAGGGTCGGTTCGGTAGGCTTCCAGGTTGCGTGCAATGCGTGCGGCATCGGGAAACATGGCGTGGACCAGGAGAGCCTCAACCTCCGGAGTCGGGAACATGCAGCGGCGCATCATTAGGCACATCCTGAAGGCAGGATTCCTGCCCTGGGCCATTCGGCGTATCGCGTGCCCTGTGGACCCCAGCCTACGCTGGGAGCATGACTCCCTCACGTGTCCAACCTGCACCAGATGCGGAAAGCTGGCGTACCTTTCTGCAACTGTGGGCCTCGCAGGCGCTGAGTGTGCTGGGCAGTGGCCTGAGTGGCTTCGCCCTGAACATCTACCTGACCCAGACCATGTTTCCCCTGGAAAGCCAGCGGGCACAACTGGCGGGCGCACTGTCGATGACGGCACTGGGCTGGACCGTCGCGGCCATCGTGGGTGGTCCCCTGGCCGGGGCGCTGGCGGACCGCTGGAACCGCCGGCGCATGATGATCGCCTGTGACGTGCTGGGTGCGGTATTGCTGCTGGGCCTCACGACCCTGATCCTGCTGGGCACCCCTCCGGTCTGGGCATTGGTCGTGTTCACGACACTGCTGGGTCTGGTCGGCACTTTCCACGGCTCGGCATTCGACACCAGCTATTCGGCCCTGGTACCGCGTGAACGGCTACCCAGGGCCAATGGCATGATGCAGACGCTCTGGAGTCTCTCGGGTCTGCTGAGTCCTGCCCTGGCGGCGCTGCTGATCGGCCTGCCGGCACTGGCACGCAAGAATGATGGTCCAGGGTGGCTGTCCGGGTGGAGCGACGGTGTGCCCCTGGCCCTGCTGATCGACGCGGTGTCCTTTGGAATCGCGGCGCTGGTGGTGTGGCGGCTGTCGTTGCCCAGCCCACAGCGCCGCGACCTGCAGGGCCCGGCTGCACAGAAAACCAGCCTGGGACAGGACATGCGCTTTGGCTGGAGCTATATTTTTGCGCGTCGTCCGCTGCTGCATCTGCTGCTGACCTTCGCTGTGGTGAACCTGATGATCAGTGGCGTCGGGGTCCTGCACCCTTTGCTGGTGAAGTTCACGCTGGCCGCAGATATCCAGACTCAGGGCCTGAGCACCGAGACCGCGCTGGCCACCCTGTGGACTGCCATGAGCGCGGGTGGACTGGTCGGGGGGCTGCTGATCAGCGCATGGGGCGGGCTGAAACGGCAGCGGGTTCTGGGTGTGCTGGTTCCCATGGTCCTGGCCGGCGGCGCCCACGCCCTGAGCGGTGCTGCCGGAACGCTGTATCTGACCGCCGCATGCGTCGCCGCTTTCGGGATCATGACGCCGATCATGAATGCCCACTCGCAGAGCATCTGGCAGTCGCAGGTTCCCTCCGAGATGCAGGGCCGGGTCTTCAGTGTCCGGCGCCTGATCGCGCAATTCACCTCACCGCTGGCCACGGCGGCTGCTGGCTTCTTGGGAGCGCACACCTCGCCGGGCCTGATCCTGTTGTGGAGTGGCGTGGTGATGCTGGTGGTGTCCGGCCTGCAACTGCTGAACCCGGCGCTGCGCCGGGTCGATGAGCTGCCTGCGCTGCCGCGGCCAGCAGAAGCTCTGGGTTAGAGGAGAGCAGAGGCACGCCGGGAGGGAGTCCCGGCGTGCCTCTTACCTGCTACTACCGGTCGCAGACGGTCGGGCCCAGGTAACGGAGCCCGCTGTCCTCGCGGCGCAGATCCTGCCAGAACACGTCGCGGAAGACCGGTGGACGGACGTCCAGGGCCGTCATCTGGCCTGCCGTCATAAAACGGGCCTCGACCAGGACCTCGCGTTCATCGTCAACGCGATGCGCTTGGGAAAGTGCGCCGCCCACCTCATGACACCGCACGAAGCTCTTGCAGATTCGGCTGTCACCGTCCACCAGCTCCTGCAGGTACAGGATGCGCTCAGCCCGTACGCTCAGCCCGGTTTCCTCGTGCACCTCGCGCTCGGCGGCTTGCAGGAGACTCTCGTGCCCTTCCACCCCACCGCCCGGCGGTACCCAGAAGTCGAAGGCACCCGGCTGGTGGTGATGCACCATCAGCAACTGGTCGCCGCGGAGCACCACACCCGCCGCGCTGATCCGGTGGCGCAACCCTCAGCCCTGACGGTCCAGCCAGCCGGCCAGCCATGGCAGTTTGACCTGCACCTTCTCGCGCACGCCGCCCCAGTAGCGGCGGGACCAGCCTTCGATGGTGCGCTGCTTGCCCCGCGCCACGGCCATGGCCCCTTCGGGGACGTTGTCGTGAACCGCGCTGCCTGCGGCGATAAAGGCGGCGTCGCCGACCACGCGCGGCGCGATCAGGGTGCTGTTGCTGCCGATAAACACCCCGGCGCCCACCGTACTCTGGTGTTTGTTCACCCCA
This genomic interval carries:
- a CDS encoding NUDIX domain-containing protein, with amino-acid sequence MRHRISAAGVVLRGDQLLMVHHHQPGAFDFWVPPGGGVEGHESLLQAAEREVHEETGLSVRAERILYLQELVDGDSRICKSFVRCHEVGGALSQAHRVDDEREVLVEARFMTAGQMTALDVRPPVFRDVFWQDLRREDSGLRYLGPTVCDR